The region AGGGAGAGAGCAATGAAGAGACTGGCTGACAGTTGGAGTGATGGATGGAGAGTGGAAACTCGCCGGAAATGTGCCCGCACACGAAAACGCCCCAAACTGAGAGATGCTCCCAGTTTACCATGCGGAAACAAGATTGCTAAGCATTGATTTCCACCAACAAGTCACTCAGTGGCTCATTgctaaaaaattacaaatgtgaCTTTGTGAGTCCTTTAACCAGGGAAAGGTACAGGTTGTCCCTTTGGTCCTATAGATTTCGTCCTACAGATCCCCGTGAAATCAAAGACCCTGAACAGGACCCCACTTTCAACACTCATACCTCTGTTCAGCGGTACTTTCCCTTGAACATGAGCAGCATCCTGTTCATGAACCAAGACAGGAGTTTCCAAATGGACGCAACCCAACAGTCCAATAGCAAGTGACGTCCCACCCACACTTTGTGACACAAATATCAGACCTTAATCAGTGGAAGAACCACACCtcatctttattttattgccCTTTCAAAACCAACCTGTCAAATAATGGCGTTTTTCTGTACTTCAACCTTCCGCCTAAGCTCTCGCCCAACAGCGGGTCAGTCGGCTTTCAGGTTCGTCTCCCCACACCAATGCACCTCCCCTATCCCTGCTGCCCTCCTTCTACTCTTAATGGTCACTTCAGGACACATTCATCCCAAAAATCTGTGTTGGAGAAATACAAAAAGCCCTAAAACGTCTTCAGCAGCATTTCTGCACCCTAGTGGTGACCCTATTTCTCAAGCCACCCCCCACCACTCCATCTCAGACAGCCCCTTCCCCAGTTATCCTGCCATGGTGAAGTCACTGAGTTGTCTCAGTACCTGCAATGATGGGTCCAGCGCCGGGGATGCCTCCCTCAGAACTGAGAGGACTAGACCCCGTTCAGCCTCGTATCTTTAATTTGCGCTGGcagtcaataaaatatttaccagGAACCCTAAAGGCAATTACATTAAAGTGAGTAGTTAGACACCCCTTCCCTTCAGCAACCCTGCAGTGTGAAGTAAGCGATTTGGTGAATGGTCGCAATCTACAACGTTAGATTTTACACCCCATCAATAATTGATCAATCACAAGAaggggtaaaaaaagaaaagaggatgagaatgaaaggagaggaaagatAGGATAAAGGactgtttgtgtgcgtgtttctTCCTTCCCCCTGCCAGGTCCATTTGTTCACCGTAGCAGAAATGTGATTTCTGTTGTGGGAGATTACTTGGCTCAGGCTCTCCATGCTTTGCTTTGCTGAGTTGAACCCCTGCACTGGTGAGGGAGTGACCACCGAAGGGGAGACTTCAGCTCGTGTTGTAGTCCTCCTGAATCAGGCATAAAAAGATGAACTTTTCAGACCAGAAggatggggatgggggagtTGACCATGGAGAGAAGACCAGTTCAACACATGGAGGAAAGTCAAAGGGCAACTGAAGAACAAACTAGAAACTGACAAACAGTCTGAAGTTTGAATGATGACCCCATGGAAGGAGTGCTGAACCATTTTGGGTGCAAGCTGCTGAGACGTTTGATGTTATAGAGAGAAGGCAGAAGATGGGTTTCATCAGGGATGGGTAGATAGATAATAAAACAGAGATGGAACAGGTAGCAGACACCTTGGTTTTTGAAGGCTTCTGGTTCTATTCCCAGTAGGAGCCTTGATTTCATACCTTTTGACCAAAATACTTGATCTGCAATATTCCTGTAAAGTACCCAACTACATGAATAAGTAAAACGGTAAGCCACTTCAGAAAACACTAACACatgagcaataataataataataataataataataatagtttgtACACACTTCCAACACACATCTGGCGCATGGAACCTGTGGTCCTGAGAAATGAGCTATGCAGCATCCTAATAATTATATCATTACTCCTTGGCATAGATGTTTCATTCTTCTCCAGTTCATTGAATCAATGAGTTCTCTACAGTCCATCAGCATTAATTAGCAAAAATCTATGGCAAATATTTGACCGTGTTTTACAAGCAGTAAAGCGTCTTTACAGCTAGGAGtactgagagagagaaagacagagagggagagagaggatggACAAGGTTTATCTAATCTAATCTGGACCTGGATcagtaaactggaaaaacattttttgactCTTCAATGCACCTGTCACCTGTTGCCAGGTCAGGTAAGTAACTGCCTATCTACTGGAACACCAGTGTCGAGCAGCTGGCATCCCGGACCTCCATGTGCCATCTACAGGCTGGTAGGTCTCGTTCTGCTCTGGATATCTGTCCGTCCCTCCACCCGCCCACTCCTCCCCACCCCTTAAAGCAACCGATCGCCAGTCCTGAAGAAGGGCAGTAGGCGCAATGTTTAATTGATGAGGGGTTCCGTGCATCCAATGAAGAACAGGGGCACCGTTGAGGGTGTTgactgtgggtgggggggggggggggggctcaggtTTCTCAGATGACGCCCCAGCTACCTGTCCCCATTGTTGCACAACGTATTGTGGAAGTATAGCGTTTCACATCCATTTCTAGAGATGACAGTGTTGGCTAAATATGACCAAGGGTAATCGGAGGCCACAGGACATTGGAAGTTAGCCCTATGGGAAATGCCCCAGCACATGTCCTTCACATCTAGACACCCTCCTGGGTACCGCGGAACCCAAATACAGTGGGTGCAGGGGGCCAGTAATGAGGTGTCTCACACCCTGGACTCACTGTGTCCTGTATGGGGACACTGGTGATGaccatttcctttcttttcttacAGCTCCGTTCAACTTCATATTTCATCCTCAAATTTTATGTTTCATGTTGCCATCATATATTTAACTCGTTTGCTACTTCTGTATAGTCGGGAGGGCTAAATCTGCCTTAGTGGAGGACCCTAGTGtggcaaaataaattaattatgtaGTCAAATTAACTATTAAATTAATCAGAAAGTAATACTTAAAAGATTATATTTATTCGATATACTCGCATGTTGTGTAATCTTACTATTGTCAGGTTAGCTCTGAAATTATAAGTATATGGTATTTCAAGCCGCTGTCACGTCCTTGGTTTTCAAGCTATTTTAAATCTAGTGAAGTGAAACAATGAAATCTTTCTGCTCAGAACTATATTTTAGCTACGCCAAATATCTAATTTACTTCAACTCTATGTCTCAACTTTACCGATGAAACCGTACTGTAAGGATAATTTTGAACAAGTGGTTGGCACGGGGCACGAAAGAATTTAATCTGAAGACACAGTGAACGGCCTGAACGGCAGCCTGCGCAAAAAGCCATCACTGAAAACTGCTGGAAAAGTAAACCACTAacaaagatttttatttcttcaggtGAATCCagcattttcataaaattaaagtgTAACAGAGAATAGAATACATACTAATTCATAAATAGCAGTTATAACCCACTAATGAAATCTAATCATCTCATCTTTCCGTGTGGTTGTATTTAATAGTTAATTACAGTCAACAATGTCTTCGTCCACTTCCTCACCCACACACAATAAACCTGAAAATAcacatacaaaataaacaaaacaaaagagaacgCCAACCTGACCGGCGTGGTGGGCGTGGCCAACACCTGAAATGCAGCCAATAAAATCTGACCTGCCAAAATCACCGTCCAATCAGCCGCTGAGAAAGGCGTGTCATAATGAGAAGAGCCGCTTCCAGGGCGGGGCGACGCTCCGACCTTGGAGAACCAGGTACCAAAAAGATGGAGAGTTTGCATCCCGGGGGCGTAGCCACAATTGATGGTTTCCAATGACGTTAACAGGCGGGAGAAAGAGAGTGCACGGGGCGGGGCCATTGGCCACACTGTATTTTATAGGCCCCTGGAAGGATTTGTCCCGTGCCAGACATCGACACGCGCCCGACAGCGGTCAATAATAAGCAGCCTACCGTTTGACTTGCTTGGACGGGAGCTTCGACGGTCATTTTTTCGCGTTTCGGGGGATAGGAAAAGTTTTCCGACACGAATTACTACATTGCAGGGATAAAAGCAACACCGGGGGAAGAGGGACAACGAGAAGATTCGCCGACATCTGCAACCATGATGTCCATGAACAGCAAGCAGCCCTTCAGCATGCACCCGATCCTGCACGAGCCCAAGTACACGCCGCTGCACTCGAGCTCGGAGGCGATCCGGAGAGCGTGCCTGCCCACGCCCTCGGTAAGTGCGCAAATATTTGGCAAACGTTGGCGCCTGGGCTCGCGCGCGGGTCCTCGTGCTGTCAGGTGCCCGCGGCGTACAGTTGCGCGTTCCCCAAATGCGAGGGTCTTGGAGAGCATCGCCACTGCGGGGTCCCTTCAACGCGTTTGTGCAGTTCCTTAAAAGTGGCGCAGTAAGAACACGTTGACACCACTGGCATGTATTGTTTTGAGGAATTAGCAACAACCAGATTACGACTTGAATTGCTTCAGACTGACAGATACTCCGTTTTCTTCGATGAGTGAGTATGTGTCAATTAATATGGAAAAGCTAAACGTCCTTGGTTTAATTGTCAAAATACAAAGTACATGGAGGAGATACAAAAATGATGCGAAAAATGCAATTGGTCACCTTCTGTGTATTGGCTGTCTTGTAATTAAAACGCGAAACTGTCCTGTTCGAATAAACAAGGCAGAACTGCACGTTCTACAACTTTGTGGCATTTGCGGAGATATCATCATGTGCAGCGCGCGCTGTAaagctgatgctgctgctgctgctgctgatgcggGGGGCTTGTGCGCGAGCTGCCGGCAGCCCATCACTGCACCGATTAACTTTTCCCTCCGTCTCTCCGTGCCGTTTGTCGCAGCTGCAGGGGAACATCTTCGCCGGGTTCGACGAGAGCTTGCTGCAAAGGGCCGAGGCGCTCGCCGCCGTGGACATCGTCACGCAGAAGAGCCACCCGTTCAAGCCGGACGCCACGTACCACACCATGACCACGATGACCAGCATGACGTGCACGCCCACGTCCTCGTCGGCGCACCTGCATCACCCGTCCGTGCTCacctcccaccaccaccaccaccagcccgCGCAGGGCCTCGAGGGCGACCTGCTGGACCACCTGACTCCGGGCATATCCCTGGGAGGCATGCCGGGCTCCGACGTGTGCTCCACCGCCTCGCACTCGCACGCGCACATGTCTGCCATCAACCACATGCAGCACCACCACCCGCAGGCCATGAACATGCACCCGCACGGACTCGGCTCGCACGGCGCGCTCAGcgcgagcggcggcggcggtggcggcggggAGTCCGAGCCCGACCCGCGCGAGCTGGAGTCCTTCGCCGAGCGCTTCAAGCAGAGGCGCATCAAGCTCGGGGTCACGCAGGCGGACGTGGGCTCGGCCCTGGCCAACCTCAAAATCCCCGGAGTGGGCTGCCTCAGCCAGAGCACGATCTGCCGGTTCGAGTCCCTCACGCTGTCGCACAACAACATGGTGGCGCTcaagcccatcctggaagcgtGGCTCGAGGAGGCGGAGCGGGCGCAGCGCGAGAAGATGAGCAAGCCGGAGATCTTCAACGGCGGCGACAAGAAGAGGAAACGCACGTCGATCGCGGCCCCGGAGAAACGCTCCCTGGAGGCGTACTTCGCCGTGCAGCCCAGGCCCTCCTCGGAGAAGATAGCGGCCATCGCCGAGAAGCTGGACCTCAAAAAGAACGTGGTTCGGGTGTGGTTCTGCAACCAGAGGCAAAAGCAGAAACGGATGAAGTTCTCCGCCGCGCACTAGGCCACAAGCAAAgacgtatatatgtataaaaaaaaaatgacaataactTTTAAAAGACAGACAAATCGCAGCGCAGCATCGAAGCTGAGGTGGATAATCGAGGCTTTGAGGCACGTTTCGGTGATATAAAAATGGGATCGAGACTTGAAACCACACGTCCAAGTCATAAACTCAAAAACTTTTGTTATTAAACGACATATGTATAATAACAAGATAGGAGATGATCAATCAATGTGTTCTCCAGAGAGTCggagaatgaggaaaaaaacacttgaccGTCGAAGCAGTTATTGTACaaaatttcagaagaaaaagtCGAATAATAATTGCTATTATTCTGTCATgtcaaaaaataacttttttatatttattcgtgTAAATACTTGTGAATACATTGCACCTTTGTGTGTGAAGAGCGCATCGAATTGGTTTCTTTTCaatggttgttgttgtttgcaGCATTATTATAACCGaggattattattatgttcATGTTACTTTTGATGTGTCTCCAGATGAAGCGACTTAAAGCTGGGCACACCCGTGGCTCGTGCTGTAAAGCCCATTGCATGGTTCGGCCGTTACCTGTGCGttatttaagcaaaaaaaagaaaaaggatccattttaaatgcattgcaataagaaacacgcgcgcgcgcgaacGCACGTCCACacgaacacactcacacactcactcacgtCCACAGTCCACGTCTCCGTGTCTACCTCATTGCTGTAGTCTTGCCACATCCATGGTTTTTAGATAAGCGAGTAGGTACAGCCGTTCGGGTTTATTCTCTTTTGTTTTCCAATCATTGTCTTATTTATGACGGAATTAGGAAACACAGATAATCGTGTAATCGTGGTGTTTGTCTCTAATTGCTCCACTTGCAACGATGCTTTGACAATCAAATTGTTTAGACTTATGTTGTAATAACTCCCCGTTATTCCAACACTAAAATCTATCGAAATGCGTGACTATTCccacatttaattattattgttattatctttTGAACTGAGACCTGTAGTAGTGAACAGTGATACTGCATCCCCGATATGAATGATAAAAATCAGTGCACTTTGTAGATAATCTAAAATACGAGCaactgttgtttatttattttgtactcattattttctacttatttatttcaacTTAATTTATTCTGAAGACGACGTGTCTATTTAATTTGTGAAGGTGTGcttaaaatgtgtctgtgtaagCGACAGAATCTCAAATAAACTACGCACGTTTTACCTCATGTGCTCCTATTTCTGTGGCTGTTGACCAGTCTCGTActtcttttaactttttttcgCGATTTACTAAATATTCGTACCCTTCCAGGggataaaatgttaatataacaATTAATTGTTATTCAGCTACACACCTATTTTGATAGATGGTTTGTGATAACGGATAAATTTGTGTGTTCTCACTTAAAAGAGCAATATTCGGGGTTTCAGATTTTATTGACACATGGCGAAAacctttattgttttattaattttacaaatttgtttaaatttggtTTTCGGTCTCACTCTAATTCCTCACGAAGAAGAATCATTCATCTGTAGTTCTTTCCAAGAACCATCGCAACGTCACTGAGGTTTGAAGTCAACCGGTTTTTTGTTAAACTTACACAAATTTAATCCTCTGATGCTTTTGGAGATCTtgacattcttcttcttcttcttcttattattattattattattattattattattattattatttctgaatttTCAAAAGAGATTAATCATTTCACTTATGTTAATTTccaattattatttaatgtgatatttaCTGTGGTTTTGTTAATATTCATGCAGGTAGTCTTAAAGACGCACGTGATCGTGCTAAACGTAGCTCTGTTACTTTTTACCTGGTCTCACCTGGCATTTAATACCACCTGCAAGACACCTGGTTAAAAGAAGCGATTTAGGATTTTAATGTAATAACTGGTATAAATTCTCAACGAGTATTAAACCTTACTTTACATTGTAAAAcgtaataaatacaataaaaatgtctaCATTAATATAGATATGTTAGATCTTTACATGAGAAAGATTTGTGAGGCCATCTTCCTGCATACAGTCTTCTGTCAacaaagaacaagaagaagccACGCGACTGCTGTCAAATTAATGATGAACGTGGGCCACCGCAAGCAACAGACACTTTTTGATTCTATGGCACTTTGACTTGGAATTAATGGCACATTATTGAAATGGTATCACTGCACTAAATTGTCGTTAATGAAAACCAATAAACAGGTCACATTAATGATTAAGAGGAGGATCCCTGTGTTTTGTAATGTTCCATCAGTGGATTTCTCTTTGGTCACATGTGAGCAAATAGTATTtctcttaattttattttctttaacacGAGAAACATCTGagacgattattattattattattattattattcttgtgaAAGTAATAATTCGCGTCTAGCTGTTCTTAAGGTGGTAAGGTCCGCTTAGTAAATGGTTGTATTAGTTACAGGTGGCCCCCACCACCATGCGACATCGCGGCCACCAGCCTGAGCGGCAGGTTTGCGCAGATTTCGCCGCAGATTCCAGCATAGATTTACAGCCGAGGCCGAGGGCTCTCTCCACTTCGCGAAATATCAGGGCTTTTTTCGCCACGCCTGTGTTCAGCAGgtggtttcagtgtgtaaaACTCGttattaatgaataatgaatataaGCTGTTATGATACTATTGATTTTCGTATGTGTTTGTTAAGAAAGGGATATCCTTTGGCTGAACGGACTGCCCGTGTTGTACAACACGAATCTTGGTCCCTGGCCCTCGGAGGGTAGAAACCCAATGCACCCGCCACTCGCATTTGAATGTTCTCCTTAGAAGAAGACATTACTGCTACTGCCTTCATCTGCtttactgctactactactactactactactaccaacaacaacaacagtaataataataataataataataataataataataataataatagttgcaTCCAATGAAAATTCCTAATAATCGTTCTATcacataaatatattatatttttgtatcaCTCAGAGACGTCCTTCCATTTAAAGAATCTTAACCATGTAACGTTTTGCTCTCTTTACCTTCACTTTCACTCACATTCttacaaaatacttttttgacTGACAGCTCATGTTTGGTAAACGATATGATAACGGACCCACAGTTTAGAGAGAAATTGACCTCACTTCAATAAATAATGCTAAGGAGTGAGGTTAGACAGATGCACTCAAGGAGTTGTGTATCATTTCAAATATTGCATAAGGTGCTCTTTGGATGCAAGACTAAACAGCACAAACCGATCTAATAAATAATGTTACGGGCCTGCTCAATTTTACCACCCATGTAAAATAAGGTATACACtaaagcttttattttctttattatgcaGTATCTAAATTATAGTAATGGAAGA is a window of Scleropages formosus chromosome 14, fSclFor1.1, whole genome shotgun sequence DNA encoding:
- the pou4f4 gene encoding brain-specific homeobox/POU domain protein 3-like isoform X1, which encodes MMSMNSKQPFSMHPILHEPKYTPLHSSSEAIRRACLPTPSLQGNIFAGFDESLLQRAEALAAVDIVTQKSHPFKPDATYHTMTTMTSMTCTPTSSSAHLHHPSVLTSHHHHHQPAQGLEGDLLDHLTPGISLGGMPGSDVCSTASHSHAHMSAINHMQHHHPQAMNMHPHGLGSHGALSASGGGGGGGESEPDPRELESFAERFKQRRIKLGVTQADVGSALANLKIPGVGCLSQSTICRFESLTLSHNNMVALKPILEAWLEEAERAQREKMSKPEIFNGGDKKRKRTSIAAPEKRSLEAYFAVQPRPSSEKIAAIAEKLDLKKNVVRVWFCNQRQKQKRMKFSAAH
- the pou4f4 gene encoding brain-specific homeobox/POU domain protein 3-like isoform X2, which gives rise to MMSMNSKQPFSMHPILHEPKYTPLHSSSEAIRRACLPTPSGNIFAGFDESLLQRAEALAAVDIVTQKSHPFKPDATYHTMTTMTSMTCTPTSSSAHLHHPSVLTSHHHHHQPAQGLEGDLLDHLTPGISLGGMPGSDVCSTASHSHAHMSAINHMQHHHPQAMNMHPHGLGSHGALSASGGGGGGGESEPDPRELESFAERFKQRRIKLGVTQADVGSALANLKIPGVGCLSQSTICRFESLTLSHNNMVALKPILEAWLEEAERAQREKMSKPEIFNGGDKKRKRTSIAAPEKRSLEAYFAVQPRPSSEKIAAIAEKLDLKKNVVRVWFCNQRQKQKRMKFSAAH